One window from the genome of Bacillus tianshenii encodes:
- a CDS encoding acetyl-CoA hydrolase/transferase C-terminal domain-containing protein has translation MTLQRKYEQKQTSAAKAVEFIEQGDDLIVPILVGEPPALLDALPHYDGLRGNRLFQMLSSRPVMQIDEERLKIISMFLGKDERRAFHAGEIDLLPNHFSDVPALLQEITSNQVIMATVSPIDEEGYFSLGTNCDYIAPLLKTAKTILVEVNKQMPRTYGENQIHIDEVKAIVENDLPLPVAGEPLITEKDAKIGSYVADLIHNGDTIQIGFGAIPNAVMDYLKNHRNLSVATEMIPDKLVDLIESGAVSNLSRKTYEGKTTGTFAYGSKRLYEFLHENKDVYMLPVNKTNDITSIANEGNIVTINASVEIDFLGQCNSEKVGKMYWSSTGGQAEFGIGARIAEGGRGIICLHSTAKNGQISKIVPTIAAGTPISTSKNDIDYVVTEYGVAKLRGKTIRERTKALINIAHPKFRDELEHTAKEMGYLL, from the coding sequence ATGACACTACAAAGAAAATATGAGCAAAAACAGACTAGTGCAGCAAAAGCAGTTGAGTTTATTGAGCAAGGAGACGATCTCATTGTTCCAATACTTGTCGGCGAACCACCGGCATTATTGGATGCGCTCCCACATTATGATGGACTTCGTGGGAACCGTTTGTTTCAAATGCTCTCATCTCGACCAGTGATGCAAATTGACGAAGAACGGCTGAAAATCATTTCAATGTTTCTTGGAAAAGATGAACGCAGGGCCTTTCATGCGGGGGAGATTGATTTACTGCCAAATCACTTTTCCGATGTGCCTGCGCTTTTACAAGAAATCACAAGTAATCAGGTTATTATGGCAACTGTTTCTCCGATTGATGAGGAAGGGTACTTCTCTCTTGGTACAAACTGCGATTATATTGCACCGCTATTGAAAACGGCGAAAACAATCTTAGTAGAAGTGAACAAGCAGATGCCGCGTACATATGGTGAAAATCAAATTCATATTGATGAGGTTAAGGCGATTGTCGAAAATGACCTGCCATTACCAGTCGCAGGTGAACCCCTTATCACAGAAAAAGACGCAAAGATCGGAAGCTATGTTGCAGATTTAATTCACAATGGGGATACGATTCAAATTGGTTTCGGAGCTATCCCGAATGCGGTTATGGATTATTTGAAGAATCATCGTAACTTAAGCGTAGCAACCGAAATGATTCCTGATAAGCTTGTCGACTTAATCGAAAGCGGTGCTGTCAGCAATCTTTCAAGGAAAACATACGAAGGCAAAACGACGGGCACATTTGCGTATGGGTCGAAGCGGCTCTATGAGTTCTTACATGAAAACAAAGACGTATACATGCTGCCAGTGAACAAAACAAACGATATTACTTCAATCGCAAATGAAGGAAACATCGTTACTATTAACGCTTCCGTGGAAATAGACTTCCTAGGTCAATGTAATTCAGAAAAGGTTGGCAAAATGTATTGGTCCTCAACCGGCGGCCAAGCGGAATTTGGCATTGGCGCACGCATTGCTGAGGGAGGCAGGGGCATCATCTGCCTGCATTCCACCGCAAAGAACGGACAAATCTCAAAAATTGTCCCAACAATAGCTGCCGGAACACCAATCTCAACCTCAAAAAATGACATCGACTACGTTGTTACCGAATACGGTGTGGCAAAGCTCCGCGGGAAAACAATCCGCGAACGCACAAAAGCACTGATTAACATCGCCCACCCGAAATTTAGAGACGAACTAGAACACACCGCAAAAGAAATGGGATATTTGCTTTAA
- a CDS encoding isochorismatase family cysteine hydrolase has protein sequence MKNRAWVIIDYTNDFVANDGALTCGNPGQRIEPHIARLTQAAIDIGDFVVFAVDLHKEDDPYHPETRLFPPHNIGHTEGRLQYGKLESIYQEHRYEKNVYYMNKTRYSAFCGTDLELKLRERGVTELHLLGVCTDICVLHTAIEAYNKGFELVIHRNAVASFDEQGHEWALGHFRSVLGAEIVD, from the coding sequence ATGAAGAATCGGGCATGGGTTATCATTGATTATACGAATGATTTTGTTGCAAATGACGGTGCATTAACCTGCGGAAATCCTGGACAAAGAATCGAGCCGCATATTGCAAGGCTGACTCAAGCGGCCATTGACATCGGTGATTTTGTCGTATTTGCGGTCGATCTTCATAAGGAGGACGATCCTTACCACCCTGAAACACGGCTCTTCCCACCGCACAATATCGGACATACAGAAGGGCGTCTGCAATATGGTAAGCTTGAATCAATCTATCAAGAACATCGCTATGAGAAGAATGTTTATTATATGAATAAAACAAGGTACAGCGCTTTTTGCGGGACAGACTTGGAATTAAAGCTGCGCGAGCGCGGTGTTACTGAGCTTCATTTGCTTGGTGTTTGTACCGATATTTGTGTCTTGCATACAGCTATTGAGGCTTATAATAAGGGGTTTGAATTAGTTATTCATCGAAATGCAGTCGCAAGCTTTGATGAACAGGGACATGAGTGGGCGCTAGGGCATTTTAGAAGTGTGCTTGGTGCTGAAATCGTAGATTAA
- a CDS encoding glycerate kinase: MKVVIAPDSFKESLTALEVAQCMEDGFKEVFPNAEYVKVPLADGGEGTVQSLVDATAGKIRTAIVTGPLGEKVSAFYGMLGDGKTAVIEMAAASGLHHVHESERNPLKTTTFGTGELLLDAVREGAEHVIIGLGGSATNDGGAGMAQALGVRLLNASGEEIGYGGGALSELASIDRTNLNPLFHNVTIEVACDVDNPLTGPKGASYVYGPQKGATESMMQTLDENLTHFAEIVSRDIGRNVRDVKGAGAAGGLGAGLLAFLPCELRRGIDIVFEAVELEEKLSGADFVITGEGRIDHQTIYGKTPIGVAKAAKKYQLPVICIAGSIGDGSEVVYEHGIDTLFSVVNRPGTLQGALDHAKENIKSTTSNVARLMKLAIHT, encoded by the coding sequence ATGAAGGTTGTCATAGCCCCCGATTCATTTAAAGAGAGCTTAACGGCTCTGGAAGTGGCACAGTGTATGGAGGATGGCTTCAAAGAAGTGTTTCCGAATGCTGAGTACGTGAAGGTCCCGTTAGCTGATGGCGGAGAGGGCACGGTTCAGTCATTAGTGGATGCAACAGCTGGGAAAATAAGAACAGCTATTGTAACAGGTCCGCTCGGTGAGAAGGTGTCTGCCTTTTACGGAATGCTTGGTGATGGAAAAACAGCTGTAATTGAAATGGCAGCTGCTTCTGGTCTGCATCATGTACATGAAAGTGAGCGAAACCCACTGAAGACAACGACATTTGGAACAGGAGAATTACTTCTGGATGCTGTAAGAGAAGGTGCGGAGCATGTGATTATTGGACTCGGGGGAAGCGCAACAAATGACGGAGGTGCAGGAATGGCGCAAGCCCTTGGTGTCCGCCTCCTTAATGCCTCGGGAGAAGAAATCGGCTATGGCGGTGGGGCGCTATCTGAATTGGCTTCCATAGATCGAACAAACTTGAACCCACTCTTTCACAATGTCACAATCGAGGTTGCTTGTGATGTGGATAATCCACTCACTGGTCCAAAGGGTGCCTCTTACGTCTATGGACCGCAAAAAGGTGCAACAGAAAGTATGATGCAAACACTTGATGAAAACTTAACTCACTTTGCCGAAATTGTTAGTAGAGATATAGGAAGAAATGTACGGGATGTGAAGGGAGCCGGAGCAGCTGGAGGGTTAGGTGCTGGTTTGCTCGCTTTCTTGCCTTGTGAATTAAGAAGAGGAATCGACATCGTATTTGAAGCGGTGGAGCTTGAGGAGAAGTTAAGTGGTGCTGATTTCGTAATTACTGGTGAAGGAAGAATCGACCATCAGACGATTTACGGTAAGACACCAATCGGCGTAGCGAAAGCTGCTAAGAAGTATCAACTTCCTGTCATTTGCATTGCAGGCAGTATTGGTGATGGCAGTGAGGTAGTATACGAACACGGAATTGATACCTTATTTAGCGTCGTAAATCGTCCTGGCACATTACAGGGCGCACTAGACCACGCAAAGGAAAACATTAAGAGTACTACAAGTAATGTCGCAAGGTTAATGAAATTAGCTATACATACATAA
- a CDS encoding copper amine oxidase N-terminal domain-containing protein yields MKRYFIMVFALLFVLFAPTNETGAMEKETLNGGVIINSKTLVPMRGIFESLGATVNWDGSTKTISGVKGQKTIILQINNKTAKINGSKTSLSVPPKVINQKTMIPLRFVAESLGAQVNWDKENSQAIITTAEKTIIVNVATSVTKSYLNDPTKIYVYQSMDGHYGGETWMLMFERHERGAQIWKGIFSDTTYTYYFAEDKESLFIGFYESDGDIAIKYPAKVGQTWTTGYEGETSTNTIISTNATIKTPAGTFNNVVTVKDSDGYYSYYAPNVGRVATKRMTENGLATTSVLKELR; encoded by the coding sequence ATGAAAAGATATTTCATCATGGTATTCGCACTACTATTTGTTTTATTCGCACCTACAAATGAAACGGGAGCAATGGAGAAAGAGACATTAAACGGAGGCGTTATTATTAATAGTAAAACGCTAGTTCCGATGCGAGGAATCTTTGAATCATTAGGCGCCACAGTAAATTGGGATGGAAGTACGAAAACAATTTCTGGTGTGAAAGGACAAAAGACAATCATTTTGCAAATCAATAACAAAACAGCAAAGATTAATGGTTCAAAAACAAGCCTAAGTGTACCGCCCAAGGTTATTAATCAAAAAACAATGATCCCGCTGCGCTTTGTAGCCGAGTCACTTGGAGCTCAAGTGAATTGGGATAAGGAAAACAGCCAAGCGATTATCACTACTGCCGAAAAAACAATCATCGTAAACGTAGCAACAAGTGTAACAAAATCCTATTTAAACGACCCAACAAAGATTTATGTTTATCAAAGCATGGACGGTCATTATGGTGGAGAAACATGGATGTTAATGTTCGAAAGACATGAACGCGGCGCCCAAATCTGGAAAGGCATTTTCTCTGATACGACATACACGTATTATTTTGCAGAAGATAAAGAAAGTCTGTTCATAGGCTTCTATGAATCTGATGGTGATATCGCAATTAAATACCCAGCTAAAGTAGGACAAACTTGGACAACAGGGTATGAAGGAGAGACAAGTACAAATACAATTATCTCAACAAATGCAACAATCAAAACCCCAGCAGGAACATTCAACAATGTCGTTACTGTAAAAGATAGTGATGGATACTACTCCTACTATGCGCCAAATGTAGGCCGTGTCGCAACAAAACGAATGACAGAAAACGGTCTTGCGACGACTAGTGTATTGAAAGAATTGAGGTAA
- a CDS encoding AAA-like domain-containing protein gives MNDHIGEESLLVPFLSLFDVTYGQAYTSFRTSVSMYFLSPEEHTKWIFGFEQEVLLVYVPHTGFEGRVTQLVREIMSSLPAKGRVDNLCYILVSDEKKIRELVINTLTSSAHTKNIIPFYRKELYKQQDDWFVRRRLTEAMFSRDLFDVTQAMIEDTFYFGRTQFISSLIDRFKRGQNSTMFGLRKLGKTSTIFKMQGIIKATNIGISTLINGTDTKIYDKHWWQLLEEILRKVAEEATISLPKGLSESFTPENASEKFSNGMDFILKRLEIPNNRILVIIDEIEHISPETCIRSPHWNEEFVPFWQTIRAYQTTNSKISFLLVGVNPKCVETVSIGKVDNPIFGLFPTLFLPSFNRKEVRDMVRTLGRYMGMKFEEDCYEYLRSRYGGHPMLIRLACSWVKKDLDAKGEKIPFKIKLDSLKETESSRDKSLVPWARHIVEVLTIWYSIEYELLEILCMNEISDYNELVSSDPEIHKHLVGYGLVSEEEHPKILNAIVQDYMVRQVQNKKEGSKDEDQTTNSYESDPQAKWSTELEKLLDTVTHSRTFCIDMATALGLSPLFNDDKIRISVKLSDFRVTALSGSRTQFENAINTLNQVFVECVSLSKKELERLYPKYWGIHEKIRCLRHFFHHSELSDENVKKVAIQAILQIVGSFPSMRSDWEQLHLGLMNELVLGLQSIQHNMFAHSSKQKV, from the coding sequence TTGAATGACCATATTGGAGAAGAGTCACTCTTAGTTCCTTTTCTCAGTTTATTTGACGTGACTTATGGACAAGCATATACATCTTTTAGAACCTCAGTATCTATGTATTTTTTGTCTCCAGAAGAGCATACGAAATGGATATTTGGATTTGAACAGGAAGTTCTCTTGGTGTACGTTCCTCATACGGGGTTTGAAGGCAGGGTCACACAATTAGTTAGAGAAATTATGTCTTCTTTACCAGCTAAAGGTCGGGTGGATAACCTCTGTTATATTCTAGTTTCTGATGAAAAAAAGATCCGTGAATTAGTTATAAATACTCTTACTTCCTCAGCCCATACAAAAAATATCATTCCATTCTATAGAAAAGAATTATATAAACAACAAGATGACTGGTTTGTTCGTAGAAGGTTAACAGAAGCGATGTTTTCTCGAGACTTATTTGATGTTACTCAGGCTATGATTGAAGATACTTTCTACTTTGGCCGCACCCAATTTATTTCTAGTTTAATAGATAGGTTCAAACGGGGACAGAATTCTACTATGTTTGGGCTTCGGAAGTTAGGAAAAACATCAACTATTTTTAAAATGCAGGGAATAATAAAAGCAACAAACATTGGTATTTCTACACTTATTAATGGTACTGACACTAAAATATATGACAAACATTGGTGGCAACTTCTTGAAGAAATTCTAAGAAAGGTGGCAGAAGAGGCAACAATCTCTTTGCCGAAAGGTTTATCTGAATCTTTTACTCCTGAGAATGCTTCTGAAAAATTCTCTAATGGAATGGACTTTATACTGAAAAGACTAGAAATACCAAACAACCGCATTTTAGTTATTATTGACGAAATAGAGCATATATCACCAGAAACTTGCATACGTTCACCACATTGGAATGAAGAGTTTGTCCCTTTTTGGCAGACAATTCGCGCTTATCAAACAACTAATTCTAAAATTTCCTTTTTATTAGTAGGTGTAAACCCTAAGTGTGTTGAAACAGTGTCGATTGGCAAGGTGGACAATCCTATTTTTGGGTTATTTCCAACACTGTTTCTACCTTCGTTTAATAGAAAAGAAGTTAGGGACATGGTAAGAACATTAGGTAGATATATGGGAATGAAATTTGAAGAAGACTGCTATGAGTATCTACGTAGTCGCTATGGCGGTCATCCTATGCTTATTAGGTTAGCGTGTAGCTGGGTTAAAAAGGACCTTGATGCTAAAGGGGAGAAAATTCCTTTTAAAATAAAATTAGATAGTCTAAAAGAAACAGAGTCCTCAAGGGATAAGTCCCTCGTTCCTTGGGCAAGGCATATTGTAGAAGTTTTAACTATTTGGTATTCAATTGAATATGAATTGCTTGAAATTCTTTGCATGAATGAAATTAGTGATTATAATGAACTTGTTTCTAGTGACCCAGAGATTCACAAACACCTTGTTGGCTATGGTTTGGTTTCTGAAGAAGAGCATCCTAAAATATTAAATGCAATTGTTCAAGATTATATGGTTAGACAAGTTCAAAATAAAAAAGAAGGGTCAAAAGATGAAGATCAAACAACTAATTCTTATGAGTCAGATCCTCAAGCAAAGTGGTCTACAGAGTTGGAAAAACTGCTTGATACAGTGACTCATTCAAGGACGTTTTGTATTGATATGGCTACCGCATTAGGGCTATCTCCTTTGTTTAATGATGATAAAATCAGAATAAGTGTTAAGTTATCAGATTTTCGTGTAACAGCCCTTAGTGGAAGTAGAACTCAGTTTGAAAATGCTATTAATACTTTAAACCAAGTATTTGTTGAATGCGTATCGCTTTCAAAGAAGGAATTAGAGCGGTTATATCCAAAATATTGGGGTATACATGAAAAAATTCGTTGTCTTCGCCACTTTTTTCACCATTCTGAATTAAGTGATGAGAATGTGAAAAAAGTTGCTATACAAGCGATTTTACAAATAGTTGGTTCTTTTCCTTCGATGAGAAGTGACTGGGAGCAACTGCATTTAGGGTTAATGAATGAACTTGTTTTGGGTCTTCAATCAATACAACATAATATGTTTGCTCACTCAAGTAAACAAAAAGTATAA
- a CDS encoding SCO family protein, giving the protein MKNTLLLTIVLLSALMLLNGCSNEEFDIHLSAPKEFKVGESVPMKLTVTNGEKKLSDLLIQGHFDMVDMDHGTVSVDFNDIGDGQYIGYAALPMGGQWEGVFTLDNEKREFQTMENFSIVMDTGHETTKGAQLPDFQLVDQDGKSFTRKEVEGKKTVVTFTYTRCNLEYACPVQIANLRSLQKKLESEKVDTSKLQLISISVDPEFDTPEVLKQYANNLNIEQSYFKMLTGEQSEIKQIAEVLGIYFEKDGDIVNHDTNTLVFDESGKLTHEFETSAVDLDELFNIVTDAN; this is encoded by the coding sequence ATGAAAAACACGCTTTTATTAACAATAGTCTTATTAAGTGCATTAATGCTATTAAATGGATGCAGTAATGAAGAATTTGATATACATTTATCGGCTCCGAAAGAATTTAAGGTAGGAGAAAGTGTTCCAATGAAACTAACAGTTACCAATGGAGAAAAGAAATTATCTGATTTACTCATTCAAGGCCACTTCGACATGGTCGATATGGATCATGGCACAGTTTCTGTGGATTTTAATGATATAGGCGATGGCCAATATATTGGTTATGCAGCACTACCAATGGGAGGACAATGGGAAGGTGTTTTCACTTTGGACAATGAAAAGCGTGAATTTCAAACGATGGAAAACTTCTCCATAGTGATGGATACGGGGCATGAAACGACTAAGGGTGCGCAACTACCAGACTTTCAGTTAGTGGACCAGGATGGGAAATCTTTCACTCGCAAAGAGGTTGAAGGAAAAAAGACAGTGGTGACCTTTACTTATACAAGATGTAACCTTGAATATGCTTGCCCAGTTCAAATAGCCAATTTGAGATCTTTGCAAAAGAAACTAGAAAGTGAAAAGGTCGACACAAGTAAACTACAATTAATTTCTATTTCGGTAGACCCGGAATTCGACACACCAGAGGTATTAAAGCAATATGCTAACAATCTAAATATTGAGCAATCCTATTTCAAGATGCTCACAGGTGAACAAAGTGAAATAAAACAAATAGCTGAAGTACTTGGTATTTACTTTGAAAAAGATGGCGATATCGTAAATCACGATACGAATACACTTGTATTTGATGAATCAGGAAAATTAACACATGAATTTGAGACTAGCGCAGTTGATTTAGATGAATTGTTTAATATTGTCACTGATGCTAATTAA
- the yhbH gene encoding sporulation protein YhbH, translating into MEENKSFTISQEDWSLHRKGFEDQQRHKEKVQEAIKNNLPDLITEENIVMSNGKDVVKIPIRSLDEYKIRYNYDKNKHVGQGDGDSQVGDVIARDGSGEKKPGQGSGAGDKPGEDYYEAEVSLLELQNALFKELELPNLQQKERDENIVEDIAFNDVRKTGLMGNIDKKRTMKNAFVRNALRGEPKFSPIYQEDLRFKTWNEVVKPESKAVVLAMMDTSGSMGVWEKYMARSFFFWMTRFLRTKYETVDIVFIAHHTEAKVVSEDDFFSKGESGGTICSSAYRKALELIDTKYDPTRYNIYPFHFSDGDNLTSDNGRCLKLVQELMQKSNMFGYGEVNQYNRHSTLMSAYKNVKDEKFRHYILKQKADVYNAMKSFFRKEDSNKAYV; encoded by the coding sequence GTGGAAGAGAACAAGAGTTTTACGATATCGCAGGAAGACTGGTCCCTTCATCGTAAGGGGTTTGAGGACCAGCAGCGTCATAAGGAAAAGGTTCAGGAAGCGATTAAGAATAACCTTCCTGACTTGATTACCGAAGAAAATATCGTCATGTCCAATGGCAAGGATGTTGTGAAGATTCCGATTCGCTCCCTTGATGAGTATAAAATTCGCTACAATTATGATAAAAACAAACATGTCGGTCAAGGGGATGGCGACAGTCAGGTCGGCGATGTGATTGCACGGGATGGTTCAGGTGAGAAGAAGCCTGGGCAAGGAAGCGGAGCCGGCGATAAGCCTGGTGAAGATTATTATGAAGCAGAGGTATCATTGCTCGAATTGCAAAATGCATTATTCAAAGAGCTAGAGCTGCCAAACCTTCAGCAAAAAGAACGCGATGAGAACATTGTGGAAGATATTGCTTTTAACGATGTCCGTAAGACAGGGCTGATGGGGAACATTGATAAGAAGCGAACGATGAAAAATGCCTTCGTCCGCAATGCGCTTCGCGGTGAGCCGAAATTCTCGCCAATTTACCAAGAAGACCTTCGCTTCAAGACGTGGAATGAAGTTGTAAAACCAGAATCAAAAGCAGTCGTTCTCGCCATGATGGATACGTCAGGCTCGATGGGCGTCTGGGAAAAGTACATGGCGCGCAGCTTCTTCTTCTGGATGACCCGCTTCTTACGAACAAAATATGAAACTGTCGATATTGTGTTCATCGCCCACCATACAGAAGCCAAAGTCGTATCTGAAGACGACTTCTTTTCCAAAGGTGAAAGCGGTGGTACGATTTGTTCATCCGCTTACCGCAAAGCATTAGAATTAATCGATACGAAATACGATCCAACCCGCTATAATATTTATCCTTTTCACTTCTCAGACGGCGACAACTTAACCTCAGATAACGGCCGCTGCTTAAAGCTTGTGCAAGAGTTGATGCAGAAAAGTAATATGTTTGGGTATGGGGAAGTGAATCAATACAACCGACACTCCACACTCATGTCAGCCTACAAAAACGTCAAAGACGAAAAGTTCCGCCACTATATCCTTAAGCAAAAAGCAGATGTGTATAATGCGATGAAGAGCTTCTTTCGGAAAGAGGATAGCAATAAAGCATATGTGTAA